The Peribacillus sp. FSL E2-0218 genome contains a region encoding:
- a CDS encoding amidohydrolase: MYKAYWLTNVTLDSGYVYEDGSLEGTETALYNIRIKDGVIEEMQVAQGLPLMTDLPVQDAKKLLALPPFKEMHNHLDKTYLGLPWKSCTPVPNLTERLKLEAAELAELARTGQHRAEQMLQLLLQGGATHVRTHVNIDPYIGLKNLEEIQKALDCFKGKMTHEIVAFPQHGLLRTNSTELMRHAMKAGASIVGGLDPGGIDQNIEASLYEMMNLAVEFDADIDIHLHDPGHLGFYTIKKLASLIDEAGWKNRAAISHAFALGDVSLEESAGMAEELASLGISIMSTVPINRVMPRIDVLHEKGVHVALGCDGFYDSWSPFGTGDMLEKAGRLAESYKWKDEYALSQSLQFITGGIRTLDREGNRLWPKMGDAASMVLVEASCSAEAVARRSRRAAVISGGSLIYGGLNRETALAKK, translated from the coding sequence ATGTATAAAGCATACTGGCTTACCAATGTTACGCTTGATAGCGGATATGTTTATGAGGATGGGAGCCTGGAAGGAACGGAAACCGCATTATACAACATCCGGATAAAGGATGGGGTGATCGAAGAAATGCAAGTGGCCCAAGGCCTGCCTTTGATGACGGATCTGCCCGTACAAGATGCCAAAAAGCTGCTTGCCCTTCCCCCTTTTAAAGAGATGCATAACCATCTTGATAAAACCTATTTAGGACTTCCATGGAAATCGTGCACCCCGGTGCCGAATTTAACGGAACGATTGAAATTGGAAGCGGCGGAGCTGGCTGAATTGGCACGGACCGGGCAGCATCGTGCGGAACAAATGCTTCAGCTTTTGCTGCAGGGCGGCGCGACGCACGTCAGAACTCATGTGAATATCGATCCGTACATTGGTTTGAAGAACTTGGAAGAAATTCAGAAAGCGTTAGATTGCTTCAAAGGCAAAATGACGCATGAAATCGTGGCTTTCCCGCAGCATGGATTGCTCCGGACGAATTCGACCGAATTGATGAGGCACGCGATGAAAGCGGGGGCTTCGATAGTGGGCGGCTTGGATCCTGGCGGAATCGATCAGAATATTGAAGCCTCCCTCTATGAAATGATGAACCTAGCTGTTGAGTTTGATGCGGATATTGATATCCATCTGCATGATCCGGGACATCTTGGGTTTTATACGATCAAGAAACTGGCCTCCTTGATCGATGAAGCGGGATGGAAAAACAGGGCGGCCATCAGCCATGCCTTTGCACTCGGTGATGTTTCCCTTGAAGAATCCGCTGGAATGGCGGAGGAATTAGCAAGTCTGGGGATTTCCATCATGTCTACGGTTCCGATTAACCGGGTCATGCCCCGAATCGATGTATTGCATGAAAAAGGTGTTCACGTAGCTCTTGGCTGTGATGGGTTTTATGACTCATGGTCTCCATTCGGTACAGGCGATATGCTGGAAAAGGCGGGCCGGTTGGCCGAGAGTTACAAGTGGAAGGATGAGTATGCATTGTCTCAATCGCTCCAATTCATAACAGGAGGCATCAGGACACTGGACCGTGAAGGAAACCGTCTATGGCCGAAGATGGGGGATGCGGCAAGCATGGTACTGGTGGAGGCATCATGCTCTGCCGAGGCAGTGGCAAGAAGATCAAGAAGGGCAGCGGTCATTTCCGGTGGTAGTCTGATTTACGGTGGATTGAACAGGGAAACGGCCTTGGCGAAGAAGTGA
- a CDS encoding amidohydrolase family protein: MSRSYWLTNVRLEKGFTYNENEVITGTETGNYHIKIENGKISAILSAKESLPDQDPQHDAGGLLMVPSFKEMHIHIDKTYYGGPWKACMPAINGVKTRIEEEQALLPQLLPTAKARAEKMLDLLLGFGSTHIRTHCNVDPVIGLKNLEATVQALEGYKDKLTYEIVAFPQHGLLRSNSVGLIREAMKNGANLVGGVDPATIDENIERSLETIMDIAVESNSDIDVHLHDPDQLGLFTMQRLASMTEDAGWQGRVTVSHASGLADLSVAEATSIAERFSELDISITSTVPIFRTIPIPLLREKGVKVELGNDSITDHWTPFGIGDNLEKAGRLAERFRMIEERSLASSLQHITGGRTPLNQEGVSTWPNVGDEANIVLLQASCSAEAVARRAERAAVIFRGNVVSGSISAFATTGV; encoded by the coding sequence ATGTCACGATCGTATTGGTTGACGAATGTTCGGCTGGAAAAAGGCTTCACGTATAATGAAAATGAAGTGATCACCGGTACGGAAACCGGGAATTATCACATTAAGATTGAGAATGGGAAAATATCCGCGATTTTATCGGCTAAGGAATCTTTACCAGATCAAGACCCGCAGCATGATGCAGGGGGCCTGCTGATGGTTCCTTCGTTTAAGGAAATGCATATCCATATTGATAAAACTTACTACGGCGGGCCATGGAAGGCTTGCATGCCTGCCATAAACGGGGTGAAAACAAGGATAGAAGAAGAGCAGGCGTTACTTCCTCAGCTGTTGCCTACCGCCAAGGCAAGAGCGGAAAAAATGCTCGATTTATTATTGGGTTTCGGATCTACGCATATACGCACCCATTGTAATGTAGATCCCGTAATTGGCCTGAAAAATTTAGAGGCCACCGTTCAGGCTTTGGAGGGATACAAAGATAAATTGACGTATGAAATCGTCGCCTTCCCCCAGCATGGCCTTTTACGTTCGAATTCCGTAGGGCTGATAAGGGAGGCCATGAAAAATGGGGCAAACCTGGTAGGCGGTGTCGATCCCGCCACCATTGATGAAAACATCGAGCGATCACTTGAAACGATCATGGATATTGCGGTTGAATCGAATTCGGATATCGATGTCCATCTTCATGATCCGGATCAGCTTGGGCTGTTTACGATGCAGCGGCTCGCTTCCATGACGGAAGACGCAGGTTGGCAGGGAAGGGTGACGGTGAGTCACGCCAGCGGGTTAGCAGATCTTTCGGTTGCAGAGGCAACGAGTATAGCCGAAAGGTTTTCGGAATTGGACATCTCGATTACCTCCACTGTGCCTATCTTCAGAACGATCCCGATCCCGCTGCTCCGTGAAAAAGGAGTGAAAGTCGAGCTGGGCAATGACAGCATCACGGATCATTGGACTCCATTCGGAATCGGTGACAATCTTGAAAAAGCAGGTCGTCTTGCCGAGAGGTTCCGCATGATTGAGGAACGTTCCTTGGCAAGCAGCCTGCAGCACATAACAGGCGGAAGGACGCCATTGAACCAAGAAGGAGTCAGTACATGGCCGAATGTTGGCGATGAGGCGAACATCGTCCTGCTACAAGCAAGCTGTTCGGCAGAAGCAGTGGCTAGGAGGGCGGAGCGGGCCGCTGTCATCTTCAGGGGCAATGTCGTAAGCGGGTCGATTTCAGCTTTTGCGACGACAGGTGTTTAA
- a CDS encoding glutathione ABC transporter substrate-binding protein: MAGNLGIGRLILVMFIGLIITGCSSNNGVSETANDSSVASKEGGTLVIARLSDAENLDQQFMSTINAASVTHHKIYEGLVQRDKNGEIQPMLAKSWKQKDDTTWEFKLREDVTFHDGIPFNADAVKKTFNRLLDPAVASPRAVVFEMVKEVKAVDEYTVQFILKEPFSPLLSILANHEGGIISPKTIEKYGKKIIQEPNGTGPFVFDSWSPGQEITLVKNKDYWGNEPKVDKVIFKVVPEDSTRISMIETGEAQIAEPLPIAVMDQVESSAAMDVYRSEGYGTEYLGFNVKNEPFNDVRVRKAIAHAIEMDSIIKGVFNNVGVKANSLMGSKVFGYNASLEAYDYNLKEAKKLMAEAGYSKGLDATILTMDSKERVNLAEVLQSQLKGIGIHLKVQVMEYGSFVEQVNKGQSEMFIISWRNATGDADYNQYNLFHTNSQGAAGNTFFYSNQKVDDLIDAARKEKEEQKRKELYAEAQEIEMADTPYIPVRVIENVAAVAKDVKGFSISPSGYLEINEVTIK; this comes from the coding sequence ATGGCAGGTAATCTTGGCATAGGAAGGCTTATTCTAGTCATGTTCATCGGATTGATCATTACAGGCTGTTCTTCTAACAATGGTGTAAGTGAAACGGCAAACGATTCGAGCGTCGCATCAAAGGAAGGGGGGACATTGGTCATTGCCCGTTTATCGGATGCTGAAAATCTGGATCAGCAGTTCATGTCCACGATTAATGCTGCCAGTGTCACGCACCATAAGATCTATGAAGGACTGGTGCAGCGGGATAAAAATGGCGAGATACAGCCTATGCTCGCAAAATCGTGGAAGCAAAAAGATGACACCACTTGGGAATTCAAGCTAAGGGAAGATGTAACGTTTCATGATGGTATACCATTCAACGCAGATGCAGTAAAAAAGACGTTCAATCGATTATTGGATCCGGCAGTTGCCTCTCCTAGAGCGGTCGTATTTGAAATGGTGAAAGAAGTGAAGGCGGTTGATGAATATACCGTGCAATTCATACTTAAGGAGCCATTTTCCCCGCTGCTTTCAATCTTGGCGAATCACGAAGGGGGAATCATCAGCCCGAAAACGATCGAGAAGTATGGCAAGAAAATTATCCAGGAACCGAACGGCACAGGTCCTTTCGTATTTGATTCATGGTCCCCGGGACAGGAAATCACCTTGGTGAAGAACAAAGACTATTGGGGAAATGAGCCAAAGGTGGACAAGGTCATTTTCAAGGTTGTCCCTGAAGATTCGACGCGGATATCGATGATTGAAACCGGTGAAGCACAGATAGCGGAGCCTCTTCCGATAGCGGTCATGGATCAAGTGGAATCCTCAGCGGCAATGGATGTTTACCGCAGCGAGGGATATGGTACCGAATATTTAGGGTTCAATGTCAAGAATGAACCATTCAATGATGTCCGGGTCCGTAAAGCGATTGCCCATGCCATTGAAATGGATTCGATCATTAAAGGCGTCTTTAATAATGTCGGAGTAAAGGCGAACTCGTTGATGGGCTCTAAAGTATTTGGGTATAATGCAAGTTTGGAAGCCTATGATTATAATCTCAAAGAAGCCAAAAAGCTGATGGCCGAAGCCGGATATTCAAAAGGCTTGGACGCTACCATCCTTACAATGGATAGTAAAGAAAGAGTCAACTTGGCCGAGGTCCTGCAATCGCAACTAAAAGGAATCGGAATCCACTTGAAGGTACAGGTCATGGAGTACGGGTCGTTCGTGGAACAAGTGAATAAAGGGCAATCGGAAATGTTCATCATCAGCTGGAGAAACGCGACAGGTGATGCCGATTATAATCAATACAATCTATTTCATACGAATTCACAGGGAGCGGCCGGCAATACGTTCTTTTACAGCAATCAAAAGGTTGATGATTTGATAGATGCGGCAAGGAAAGAAAAAGAAGAACAAAAGCGCAAGGAATTATACGCCGAGGCCCAGGAAATCGAAATGGCGGATACCCCATATATTCCGGTAAGGGTCATTGAAAACGTAGCTGCGGTCGCAAAGGATGTAAAAGGCTTCTCGATCAGCCCTTCAGGCTATCTCGAAATTAATGAAGTAACGATAAAGTGA
- a CDS encoding amidohydrolase family protein, giving the protein MKTKLKGRYVIGHDGCDHVILENAEVVYEGDTILYVGKKYSQEVDAVLDAGNAIISPGFIDLNALGDIDHDILHFEAGSDRQKNLLWSEDYIKSGHPEWMSKEDEAFKSLYAYSQLILHGVTTAMPITSVFYKSWAETYEELATAAEHAAGLGLRIYLGPSFQSGIRVVQPNGKVKLHWDEKAGEAGLRRAVEFVETFDGAYDGLIRGMLAPERVECQTANSLKQTKYYSDKLGVPIKLHAAQGSFEFETIWEAHHVTPIQYLYDLGFLGPRTGIPHAHYISGYSRAKYGQSDDLALLKETKTTVIHCPLIIGRHGEALESFAEYKRAEINIALGTDTFPPDMFQNVRVGSMLSRMAESEVEGSTYADLFRSATLGGAAFLGRDDLGRIAPGAKADIIAVSLDSYHMGVMDDPIRTMFISGTGKDVTLSIINGKIVMKDQMIPGLDLKEMNNKAQKYFNRMRSGYMERDYQKHPEQQLFKPSFKMVESVAPQSGIEREKK; this is encoded by the coding sequence ATGAAAACGAAGCTTAAAGGAAGATACGTAATTGGTCATGATGGCTGCGATCATGTCATTTTGGAAAATGCGGAGGTCGTATATGAAGGGGATACGATTTTGTATGTAGGAAAAAAGTATTCGCAAGAAGTGGATGCGGTATTGGACGCCGGGAATGCCATCATTAGCCCCGGCTTCATTGATTTGAATGCGTTAGGGGACATTGACCATGATATCTTGCATTTTGAAGCTGGCTCCGATAGACAGAAAAATCTGCTTTGGTCAGAGGACTATATCAAAAGCGGCCATCCCGAATGGATGTCCAAAGAAGATGAAGCTTTCAAATCTCTATATGCATATTCACAGCTCATCCTTCATGGCGTGACGACGGCGATGCCGATTACCTCCGTTTTTTATAAAAGCTGGGCCGAAACCTATGAGGAGTTGGCAACTGCGGCGGAGCATGCAGCTGGATTGGGGCTAAGGATTTACTTGGGGCCAAGCTTCCAATCCGGGATCAGGGTCGTCCAGCCTAACGGCAAGGTAAAACTGCACTGGGATGAAAAGGCCGGTGAAGCTGGATTACGAAGGGCGGTCGAGTTTGTCGAAACGTTCGATGGAGCCTATGATGGCCTGATAAGAGGGATGCTTGCCCCAGAACGTGTAGAGTGCCAAACGGCAAATAGTTTAAAACAGACAAAATACTATAGCGATAAATTGGGTGTACCGATCAAGCTTCATGCTGCCCAGGGGAGCTTTGAATTCGAGACGATATGGGAAGCTCATCACGTGACACCGATTCAATACTTGTACGATCTTGGTTTCCTCGGTCCAAGAACGGGAATTCCCCACGCCCATTATATTTCAGGATACAGCCGAGCGAAATATGGCCAGAGTGATGACTTGGCGCTTCTCAAGGAAACGAAGACAACGGTGATTCATTGCCCGCTGATTATCGGCAGGCATGGCGAGGCGCTGGAATCCTTCGCTGAATATAAAAGGGCAGAAATCAATATAGCCCTTGGAACGGATACATTCCCTCCAGATATGTTCCAAAACGTAAGGGTAGGCAGCATGCTTTCACGAATGGCGGAAAGTGAAGTGGAAGGCTCCACGTATGCCGACTTGTTTCGGTCCGCGACTCTTGGTGGAGCCGCTTTTCTTGGCAGGGACGATTTAGGCCGGATTGCCCCAGGGGCAAAGGCCGATATCATTGCGGTCAGCCTGGACAGCTACCATATGGGTGTCATGGATGACCCCATCCGAACCATGTTTATAAGCGGCACCGGGAAGGACGTTACCTTATCCATCATCAATGGGAAGATCGTCATGAAAGATCAAATGATCCCCGGCCTTGATTTGAAAGAGATGAATAATAAGGCGCAAAAATATTTCAATAGGATGAGAAGCGGATATATGGAGAGGGATTATCAGAAACATCCTGAGCAACAGTTGTTTAAGCCCTCATTTAAGATGGTAGAATCAGTTGCTCCCCAATCAGGAATAGAGAGAGAAAAGAAGTAA
- a CDS encoding amidohydrolase family protein — MIDLLLIHGTVITMDPNRRILSDGAIAINEGRILDVGITGKLTSKYEAKKVIDCSHQCILPGLIDVHGHGGHSMFKTIAMENIDFWMPIMTNTYKHFVTDDFWYYEGKLSALERLKAGVTTGVSVLGSMPRSDDPIFAINHAKAYAEVGVREVICTGPCNPPWPHSFSRWVDGKRIVKEVTYEEVLKGAEAVIEALNHANEDRTRAFITPFVIVTSVDPSNPTAPDRLYGLSDHDLYQAKRIREIARKYDTRIHSDAFGGMIHLAIQDKQNALLGPDVHLQHCRGISFDEARILAETGTNVSASPGFGQVLARTPITELLEMGATVAISTDGTSPSTSFDMFQAMRKTQFVHQAALRDYYYLPPGKLLEMITIDAAKCIGWDDEIGSLEIGKKADVITVNLHQPHLTPEFMHVHRLVFQAVANDVEHVIVDGKLIMEGREVRTVHESTVLDEANEEAFSTIERAGLEKYMKPTKYFWGHARAYVDERRYDERENAAALRKGE; from the coding sequence ATGATCGATCTGCTGCTCATTCACGGAACTGTAATTACGATGGATCCAAACAGGCGAATCCTTTCGGATGGTGCCATCGCCATAAACGAAGGACGGATTTTAGACGTTGGCATAACCGGAAAACTTACATCGAAGTATGAAGCGAAAAAAGTGATCGATTGCAGCCATCAATGCATATTGCCAGGATTGATAGATGTTCATGGTCATGGGGGGCACTCGATGTTCAAGACCATCGCGATGGAGAATATCGATTTTTGGATGCCGATCATGACGAATACGTATAAACATTTTGTAACCGATGATTTTTGGTACTACGAAGGAAAGCTCTCCGCCCTTGAGAGATTGAAGGCGGGTGTGACAACGGGTGTAAGTGTGTTAGGCTCGATGCCGCGATCCGATGACCCGATTTTCGCCATCAATCATGCGAAGGCTTATGCCGAGGTGGGGGTGAGGGAGGTTATCTGCACAGGTCCCTGTAACCCTCCATGGCCTCATTCATTCAGTCGATGGGTTGATGGGAAAAGAATCGTGAAGGAGGTTACCTATGAAGAGGTATTAAAGGGAGCGGAAGCAGTGATTGAAGCACTGAATCATGCAAATGAAGACAGAACAAGGGCCTTCATTACACCTTTTGTCATCGTCACATCGGTTGACCCCTCCAATCCCACAGCTCCTGACAGGCTATATGGGCTAAGTGATCATGATCTTTATCAAGCGAAAAGAATTCGGGAAATTGCCCGTAAATATGATACGAGGATTCATTCCGATGCTTTTGGCGGGATGATCCATTTAGCGATACAAGATAAGCAGAATGCCCTGTTGGGTCCGGATGTCCATTTACAGCATTGTCGCGGCATTTCCTTCGATGAGGCAAGGATACTGGCAGAAACGGGGACGAATGTCAGTGCCTCGCCAGGTTTTGGACAGGTGCTTGCCCGAACGCCGATCACTGAATTATTGGAAATGGGGGCAACGGTGGCGATCTCTACCGATGGAACCTCGCCTTCGACTAGCTTTGATATGTTCCAGGCGATGAGGAAAACCCAATTTGTTCACCAGGCGGCACTACGGGATTATTACTATTTACCCCCAGGAAAACTGCTAGAAATGATTACGATCGATGCGGCGAAATGCATTGGCTGGGATGATGAAATCGGTTCGCTTGAGATTGGGAAGAAAGCGGATGTAATTACGGTCAATTTGCATCAGCCGCATCTGACTCCTGAATTCATGCATGTTCATCGGCTTGTCTTCCAAGCAGTGGCGAATGATGTGGAGCATGTCATCGTCGATGGGAAATTAATCATGGAGGGGAGGGAGGTCCGAACCGTTCATGAAAGTACCGTACTCGACGAAGCGAATGAAGAAGCCTTTTCGACGATCGAGCGTGCGGGGCTGGAAAAGTATATGAAGCCGACGAAATATTTCTGGGGACACGCCAGGGCCTATGTCGATGAAAGGAGATATGACGAACGGGAAAACGCTGCGGCATTGCGGAAAGGGGAATAA